ACAGCTGACAAATAATAAAGACTTTTCCCCATTCACGCGTTATTCCCCCTTCGGGCGTATTCATAATCTATATAATTATTTCGAGACTATCTCTCAAGTAGGCGACCTGAACAATTAGGAAATCGAGAGCCTAGAAACCGCAAAATTAAAGAAAACACAGAGAAGAAAGAGAGAAAGTTGCCAAAGCTGATTGTTCTAGGCTTTTTAAGCTTTGGAACATATATCTTCTCTGTGTTCTCTTTAACTCTGCGGTTTATCTTTATTTTGCTGACTTATCCTTTATTTTCAAAGGCTTTAATGATGCATAAAAAGAATGACATCTCCGTCTTTGACGAGATAGTCCCTTCCCTCTGCACGGACTTTTCCTTGCTCGCGGGCCCCTGTGCGTCCTTTGTAGGTCATCATGTCTTCAAAAGACACGACTTCTGCCCGAATAAAACCCTTTTGAATATCAGAGTGAATTTTGCCGGCCGCTTCTGCCGCATTGGTGCCTTCCTTAATCGTCCAGGCCCGCGTTTCTATTTCGCCTGTCGTAATATAGGTCAATAGCCCCAGCATGCGGAAAGAGGCCTTGATCAGACGCTCAAGCCCTGATTGTTCCAGTCCCAGGCTTTCTAAAAAGCCTTTTCTTTCCGACAAAGGCAATTGGGCGATTTCCTCTTCTAACTTGGCGCAAATGGTAATGACCGTATTGCCTTCTGCTTCCGCATAAGCCTTGACTTGACGGACAAAGGCATTGTCCATTTCAGGCAGATCGTCTTCGGAGACATTGGCAACATAGAGAACTTTTTTAGCAGACAGGAAGGGATAAGGCTGAAGATACCCCTTTTCCTCTTCAGTCAGCTCTAAGGTTCGCATGGGTTTATTTTCATTTAAATGGGCTTGGGCGCGCTGCAGGCACTCAAGAGTTGGAACTAAGTCTTTCTTTGATTTGGCTTGTTTTTCTAAGCGGCTCAA
The nucleotide sequence above comes from Candidatus Protochlamydia phocaeensis. Encoded proteins:
- the ychF gene encoding redox-regulated ATPase YchF — translated: MATGLSVGIVGLPNVGKSTLFNALTSNQAAASNYPFCTIDPNVGIVDVYDARLDKLSEMSNSKKIIYASMQFVDIAGLVAGASKGEGLGNKFLANIRETDAIVHVVRCFESSDIVHVAGKVDPVHDIEIINLELRLADLQMLENVLSRLEKQAKSKKDLVPTLECLQRAQAHLNENKPMRTLELTEEEKGYLQPYPFLSAKKVLYVANVSEDDLPEMDNAFVRQVKAYAEAEGNTVITICAKLEEEIAQLPLSERKGFLESLGLEQSGLERLIKASFRMLGLLTYITTGEIETRAWTIKEGTNAAEAAGKIHSDIQKGFIRAEVVSFEDMMTYKGRTGAREQGKVRAEGRDYLVKDGDVILFMHH